One Microcebus murinus isolate Inina chromosome 10, M.murinus_Inina_mat1.0, whole genome shotgun sequence DNA segment encodes these proteins:
- the LOC105865915 gene encoding olfactory receptor 6C2-like codes for MRNQTITTFVLLGLTDDPKLQSLLLIFLFFTYLLSVTGNLAIISLILMDSHLKTPMYFFLQNFSFLEILFTSACIPRYLYNLSTGDKTITYCACAIQAFFTDLFGVTEFFLLATMSYDRYVAICKPLHYMTIMNSRVCRKFILCCWTAGLLIILPPFSLSQNLQFCDSNVIDSFLCDVSPFLKISCSDTWIIEQMVIVCAVLTFITTLLCVVLSYVYIIKTIIRFPSAQQRKKAFSTCSSHMIVVSITYGSCIFIYVKPSAKESVAINKGVIVLTTSIAPMLNPFIYTLRNKQVRQAFNDSVKRITLLSKK; via the coding sequence ATGAGAAACCAAACAATAACAACATTTGTTCTCCTGGGACTAACAGATGACCCAAAACTTCAGagtctgcttttaatttttctgttttttacttaCTTATTGAGTGTAACTGGGAACTTGGCTATTATCTCACTTATATTAATGGATTCTCACCTTAAAACTCCAATGTACTTTTTCctacaaaatttttctttcttggaaatcTTATTCACATCAGCTTGTATTCCTAGATACTTGTATAACCTATCAACAGGTGACAAGACCATTACTTACTGTGCTTGTGCCATTCAAGCATTTTTTACTGATCTCTTTGGAGTAACTGAATTTTTTCTCCTGGCCACCATGTcctatgaccgctatgtggccatctgcaagccctTACATTACATGACTATCATGAACAGCAGAGTCTGCCGAAAATTCATCCTCTGCTGTTGGACGGCTGGCTTGTTAATCATACTCCCACCATTTAGCCTAAGCCAAAATCTACAATTCTGTGACTCTAATGTCATTGATAGCTTTCTTTGTGATGTATCTCCCTTCCTGAAGATTTCATGCTCAGACACGTGGATCATTGAGCAGATGGTTATAGTCTGTGCTGTGTTGACCTTCATCACAACACTTCTTTGTGTAGTTCTCTCCTATGTATATATAATCAAGACTATTATAAGATTCCCTTCTgcccagcaaaggaaaaaagCCTTTTCTACCTGTTCTTCCCACATGATTGTGGTTTCTATCACCTATGGCAGCTGCATCTTCATCTATGTCAAACCTTCAGCAAAGGAATCAGTGGCTATTAATAAAGGTGTAATAGTGCTAACTACTTCCATTGCTCCTATGTTGAACCCATTCATTTACACCTTGAGGAACAAGCAAGTAAGGCAAGCCTTCAATGACTCAGTCAAAAGAATCACATTATTGTCTAAGAAGTAA